Proteins from one Bradyrhizobium roseum genomic window:
- a CDS encoding ABC transporter permease, which produces MARFVLHRLVLTIPALFGLLVLTFIMLRVVPNDPSAALAGENATPEQIAEVRRAYGFDQPLWKQFVIYVGQVGTGNLGNSIISNRPVLRDIADRLPATIELTFVSLLFATVVGIPIGAIAAVWYQSLFDHAVRVLTVAGLAIASFWFAIILQMIFAMELDWLPLRGRFPEGLAPPYHLTGLYIVDSLLTLRFDLLGRAAEYILMPAFTLSLAGLASIARFTRAGVLETLQKEFVHYAEAAGYPRLRIIWVYVLRNSVVGATTQIGLLFGGLISSAVAVEAIFDWPGVGSYAVNAILSSDYKAVLAITLVVGLIYALVNIMVDVVHAWLDPRVAEKL; this is translated from the coding sequence ATGGCGCGCTTCGTTCTGCATCGGCTGGTCCTGACCATCCCGGCGCTGTTCGGGCTGCTGGTTCTCACCTTCATCATGCTGCGCGTGGTGCCGAACGATCCGTCGGCGGCCCTTGCCGGCGAGAACGCGACGCCTGAGCAGATCGCCGAGGTGCGCAGGGCCTATGGCTTTGACCAGCCGCTGTGGAAGCAGTTCGTCATCTATGTCGGACAGGTCGGCACCGGTAACCTGGGTAACTCGATCATCTCCAACCGGCCGGTGCTCCGCGACATCGCCGACCGCCTGCCGGCCACCATCGAGCTCACTTTCGTCTCGCTGCTGTTCGCGACCGTCGTCGGGATTCCGATCGGCGCCATCGCCGCGGTCTGGTACCAATCGTTGTTCGACCACGCGGTGCGCGTGCTGACGGTGGCAGGGCTTGCGATCGCCTCGTTCTGGTTTGCGATCATCCTGCAGATGATCTTTGCCATGGAGCTCGACTGGCTGCCGTTGCGCGGCCGTTTCCCGGAAGGCCTCGCGCCGCCCTATCATCTGACCGGTCTCTATATCGTCGACAGCCTTTTGACGTTGCGTTTCGACCTGTTGGGCAGGGCAGCCGAGTACATCCTGATGCCGGCCTTCACGCTGTCGCTCGCGGGCCTGGCATCGATCGCGCGCTTCACCCGCGCCGGCGTGCTGGAGACCTTGCAGAAGGAGTTCGTGCACTACGCCGAAGCCGCGGGATACCCGCGGCTTCGTATCATCTGGGTCTATGTCCTGCGCAACTCGGTGGTCGGCGCGACCACCCAGATCGGACTGTTGTTCGGCGGATTGATTTCGAGCGCGGTCGCGGTCGAGGCCATCTTCGATTGGCCCGGCGTCGGCTCCTATGCGGTCAACGCGATCCTGAGCTCGGACTACAAGGCCGTGCTCGCCATCACGCTGGTGGTCGGCCTGATTTATGCATTGGTCAACATCATGGTGGATGTGGTGCACGCCTGGCTCGATCCGCGCGTCGCCGAAAAACTCTGA
- a CDS encoding ABC transporter ATP-binding protein produces the protein MMDAAALLDVKDIVTLYGGRRPFLGKARPPVYAVDGVSLRLARGQALGLVGESGCGKTTLAKTILGLIRESEGTICLDGEVVSGMAPREARLSRRAIQYVHQDPGAALDPWWSVGHALEEALKIHGVTGRDERRARVDEILEAVGLDPSFRSRYPHELSGGQQRRIGLARILVLRPQLVVLDEPTSGLDLSVQATVLGLLDSLRQRFGLTYLFVSHDLSVVRRMCERVAIMYLGRIVESGPVEEIFDRPRHPYTRALLSAIPRLEPGSLQDMPTLSGDPPSASTQKPGCAFQARCSLAAERCGNGRPRLLNVGTDHVAACLRLDEIGAFAGA, from the coding sequence ATGATGGACGCGGCCGCGCTGCTCGACGTGAAGGACATCGTGACGCTCTACGGCGGCCGCCGGCCGTTTCTCGGCAAGGCGCGGCCACCGGTTTACGCCGTCGATGGTGTTAGCCTCCGGCTCGCGCGCGGGCAGGCGCTGGGTCTCGTCGGCGAGTCCGGCTGCGGCAAGACCACGCTGGCCAAGACCATTCTCGGCCTGATCCGCGAGTCAGAAGGCACGATCTGCCTGGATGGCGAGGTCGTGTCGGGCATGGCGCCACGCGAGGCGCGGCTGAGCCGCCGCGCCATCCAATACGTGCACCAGGATCCCGGTGCCGCGCTCGATCCCTGGTGGAGCGTCGGTCATGCGCTGGAGGAGGCGCTGAAAATTCACGGTGTCACCGGTCGCGATGAACGCCGTGCGCGTGTCGACGAGATACTGGAGGCGGTCGGGCTCGACCCGAGCTTTCGCAGCCGCTATCCGCACGAGCTGTCCGGCGGTCAGCAGCGCCGTATCGGGCTGGCGCGCATTCTGGTGCTGCGGCCGCAACTTGTCGTATTGGACGAGCCGACCTCCGGGCTTGATCTCTCCGTGCAGGCCACCGTGCTCGGCCTGCTCGACAGCCTGCGCCAGCGCTTCGGGCTGACCTATCTGTTCGTCAGCCATGATCTCTCGGTGGTGCGGCGCATGTGCGAGCGCGTCGCGATCATGTATCTCGGCCGCATCGTCGAGAGCGGGCCGGTTGAGGAGATCTTCGACCGTCCGCGCCATCCCTATACGCGGGCGCTGCTGTCGGCGATCCCGCGGCTGGAGCCCGGCTCGCTGCAGGACATGCCGACCTTGTCCGGCGATCCACCGTCGGCATCCACGCAGAAGCCGGGCTGCGCGTTCCAGGCGCGCTGCTCGTTGGCGGCGGAACGGTGCGGCAACGGGCGGCCGCGATTGTTGAACGTCGGCACCGACCATGTTGCCGCCTGCCTGCGGCTCGACGAGATCGGCGCGTTCGCTGGCGCCTGA
- a CDS encoding ABC transporter ATP-binding protein, producing MTSPQATPRLDIRDLSVTVQTDEGEAKILDRASLKLMPGSIHGLVGESGCGKSTLMRAVLGILPTRGRASQGEILLDGRDLLKTSATELQSEVRGGQIGFIPQDPYQAFNPVFKVGTQLLETVRGKPAAQRDANIMSLLRSVQLPDPEHALDRYPHQFSGGQRQRLLIAAALVSTPSVVLADEPTTALDVTTQAQILKLLRGLAEARGLSMLFVTHDFGVVAQLCDTVTVMYAGQTVESGPVRQILSAPLHPYTRMLLACHPDRGTALAGIPGSVSSPLRPPSGCRFHPRCPSGRPDCSAAVPPVTEPGDRHSVRCVLHAMGVTV from the coding sequence ATGACGTCACCGCAAGCGACGCCACGCCTCGACATCCGCGATCTCTCGGTGACGGTGCAGACCGACGAAGGCGAAGCCAAGATTCTCGATCGCGCCAGCCTCAAGCTGATGCCGGGCTCGATCCATGGCCTGGTCGGCGAATCCGGCTGCGGCAAGTCGACCTTGATGCGCGCCGTCCTCGGCATCCTGCCCACGCGGGGGCGTGCGAGCCAGGGCGAGATCCTGCTCGACGGGCGCGATCTCCTGAAGACGTCGGCGACCGAGCTACAAAGCGAAGTCCGCGGCGGCCAGATCGGCTTCATTCCGCAGGATCCCTATCAGGCCTTCAATCCTGTCTTCAAGGTCGGCACGCAATTGCTGGAGACGGTGCGCGGCAAGCCGGCGGCGCAGCGCGATGCGAACATCATGTCCCTGCTCAGATCGGTGCAATTGCCCGATCCCGAACACGCGCTCGATCGCTATCCGCATCAGTTCTCGGGCGGCCAGCGCCAGCGCCTGTTGATTGCCGCCGCGCTGGTCTCCACGCCATCGGTCGTTCTCGCCGACGAGCCGACCACGGCGCTCGATGTCACGACGCAGGCGCAGATCCTGAAACTGCTGCGCGGGCTGGCCGAGGCGCGCGGTCTGTCGATGCTGTTCGTAACCCATGATTTCGGCGTCGTTGCGCAGCTCTGCGATACCGTGACGGTGATGTATGCGGGGCAAACCGTGGAGTCCGGACCAGTGCGGCAAATTCTCTCCGCGCCATTGCATCCCTACACCAGGATGCTGCTCGCCTGTCATCCCGACCGCGGCACGGCGCTGGCCGGCATTCCGGGTTCGGTTTCTTCGCCGTTGCGGCCTCCGTCCGGCTGCCGCTTCCATCCGCGCTGTCCGAGCGGAAGGCCGGACTGCAGCGCCGCCGTTCCGCCGGTGACAGAGCCGGGTGACCGACACAGTGTCCGCTGTGTGCTCCATGCGATGGGAGTTACCGTATGA
- a CDS encoding ABC transporter permease, with product MLILKKFLRDVPAVLGFGIIVALCLIALLSPLIISDLERIYDGDLAARLQPPSSEFWFGTDSLGRDVFARVIVGSRGALQVALLVVALAIGIGVPAGLYAGYTNGWGSQLVMRLTDVFLAVPQLILALSVAQLMGRGLGSAMAALALTYWPFFCRTVYGEVRRLRNALFIEAQLCLGASTPRILFVHVLPNVASAVIVRATIGMGFTIMTTAVLGFLGVGATPPNPDWGLAVAEGRDYLPQSWWTVTFPGLGIFITVLGFNLFGDGLRDLVDPRLRRSR from the coding sequence ATGCTGATCCTGAAGAAATTCCTGCGTGATGTTCCCGCGGTGCTGGGTTTCGGCATCATCGTCGCACTGTGCCTGATCGCGCTGCTTTCGCCGCTGATCATTTCCGATCTGGAGCGGATCTATGATGGCGATCTTGCGGCACGGCTGCAGCCGCCGTCCTCGGAGTTCTGGTTCGGCACCGACAGCCTCGGGCGCGACGTGTTCGCGCGCGTCATCGTCGGCTCGCGCGGCGCGCTGCAGGTCGCACTCTTGGTGGTCGCGCTCGCGATCGGCATCGGCGTTCCGGCCGGACTCTATGCCGGCTACACCAATGGCTGGGGCAGCCAGCTGGTGATGCGCCTGACCGACGTCTTCCTCGCCGTGCCGCAACTCATTCTGGCGCTGTCGGTGGCGCAATTGATGGGACGCGGGCTCGGCAGCGCGATGGCGGCGTTGGCGCTGACTTACTGGCCGTTCTTCTGCCGCACCGTCTACGGCGAGGTGCGGCGGCTGCGCAACGCGCTGTTCATCGAGGCGCAGCTATGCCTGGGCGCATCGACGCCGCGCATCCTGTTCGTGCATGTGCTGCCCAATGTGGCTTCCGCCGTGATCGTGCGCGCCACCATCGGGATGGGATTCACCATCATGACCACCGCGGTGCTCGGCTTTCTCGGCGTCGGCGCCACGCCGCCCAATCCGGATTGGGGCCTCGCGGTCGCGGAAGGACGGGACTATCTGCCGCAATCCTGGTGGACGGTGACATTTCCCGGGCTCGGCATCTTCATTACCGTGCTCGGCTTCAATCTGTTCGGTGACGGCCTGCGCGACCTCGTCGATCCCCGGCTGAGGCGCTCGCGATGA